The Salvelinus alpinus chromosome 28, SLU_Salpinus.1, whole genome shotgun sequence genome includes a window with the following:
- the ela2 gene encoding elastase 2: MKFVILALFVAGAYGCGLPTFPPIVTRVVGGEDVRENSWPWQVSLQYQSGSSFHHTCGATLISSQWVMTAAHCISSRNTYRVYLGKHNLKNNNEEGSMALTPAKIIVHELWDSYRIRNDIALIKLQSPVTFSDSIMAACLPDSGIVLPHNAPCYVTGWGRLWTGGPIADALQQALLPVVSHTNCTKPDWWGSLVTSSMVCAGGNGDLASCNGDSGGPLNCQNSDGSWDVHGVVSFGSSMGCNYPKKPSVFTRVSAYISWINNVMTSN, encoded by the exons ATGAAGTTTGTGATCTTGGCTTTGTTTGTTGCTGGTG CCTACGGATGTGGGCTGCCCACCTTCCCCCCTATCGTCACCAGGGTGGTTGGAGGAGAGGATGTCCGTGAGAACAGCTGGCCCTGGCAG GTGTCTCTTCAGTACCAGTCTGGTAGCAGTTTCCACCACACCTGTGGCGCCACTCTGATCTCCAGCCAGTGGGTCATGACCGCTGCTCACTGCATCAG CAGCCGCAACACCTACAGGGTGTACCTGGGCAAGCACAACCTGAAGAACAACAACGAGGAGGGTTCCATGGCTCTTACTCCCGCCAAGATCATCGTCCATGAGCTCTGGGATTCCTACAGAATCCG TAACGACATTGCCCTGATCAAGCTTCAGAGCCCTGTCACCTTCTCTGACTCTATCAtggctgcctgtctgcctgactCCGGCATCGTCCTGCCCCACAATGCTCCCTGCTACGTCACTGGCTGGGGACGCCTCTGGA CCGGAGGCCCCATCGCTGACGCACTGCAGCAGGCCCTCCTGCCTGTGGTCAGCCATACCAACTGCACCAAGCCCGACTGGTGGGGCAGCCTTGTTACCAGCAGCATGGTCTGTGCTGGTGGTAATGGAGACCTTGCTAGCTGCAAC GGAGACTCCGGTGGCCCCCTGAACTGCCAGAACTCTGATGGCTCCTGGGACGTTCACGGTGTGGTGAGCTTCGGCTCCAGCATGGGCTGCAATTACCCCAAGAAGCCCTCCGTCTTCACCCGCGTCAGTGCCTACATTTCCTGGATCAACAAC GTGATGACCAGCAACTAA